The following nucleotide sequence is from Vitis vinifera cultivar Pinot Noir 40024 chromosome 14, ASM3070453v1.
aatgaaatatcgCCAGAACTACAATCTCAAAGGGATTCATACAAACTAGAAATTGAGAATCACAAAAAATATGCATGAATTAATTTGGTTGACAGCCAAAGGGACAGGCTTTTACTGGCTCAGCTAACCTTCTTTCACTCTTGAAATGAGATCTTCTGTGGAAACTTTAAAccattagaaaaagaaataatttcatatttgctTCAGTTACAAGCTTAGAGCCACTCTCAATTTAGAGTATACTTAAGGAAGATTCTTCAAGTGGAATTctaaatcaaaggaaagagaattCATCTTGAAGTATTCATAGGAGACTACAGAAACATGTCAGGTTCTTCTGGACCTGAGAATGAATCATTGCACGTTCACTATGACATAGTGCAAATCAAACTCAAGAAAATAATCGTGCTCATAGCAGCTTGAGGTCAAGGAGATATCAACTGAACCCTCCAATTTCagacaataaataaatatgccTTAGGTGAGTATAGGAAAATTCTCTCAAACTTTCAAAGCTATTCTCATTTAAAGTGGCTTAGCACGCTGTTCTTAATTAGGAACCTTTTTTCTCCTTGCAGGCATCAAGAACACATTAAAAATTTTCCAGCTAAACAAGAAAGAAGGGAAATGGTTCCCACCTAAcagatttaaaagaaaacatactACAGATAATTTTCCACAAAAAGAACAGTAGTCCATCATGAAGAGCACAAATTTGATTTGATGCCTGCAGAAAGAACCAACAACTCAACCATGAGCTGAATTCACTACCCCTACAACCTGCAAATCATATCATGAAGTTTACAGATTTCAATTACCAATGTCTTAGCATATCAATAGGCTACAGAGCTGCAAGTGCATATGTTCAGTCCATATGCAGAAGTGCAGGTATAGAGAATGTTCTAACATTTCAATTGGCTACAGAGCTGCAAGCACATAAGCTGCAAACAACTGTGTTTCAACATATCATAGAAGCAATTCAAGAAAAACAGTGTGGCATGGCTTGGCATGCTCTTACCTTCATAACTATATAACTCTACCACATCTCAAACAACAAGACTAAATTACTACAAAGAAAGTTCTCCTCACAGCAGAAGAAGTGTGATTGAAAGATCCTCAATGTCACAGTGGGCGCTTTTTGAGATGACTCAAGCTTTAATGCTCATATGACAAATCTAAAGAATGTTCAAAGCTTCATGATTGAAagcataaaaaatggttttaattcATGCCAAAAGGGAATTGCACAAAACAAACTATTGGATGGAGGATTACCATGGTTCACTTTTCACCAAATCTGCCTATTTTATACTTCAGAATGgaatatatgaaattagaaaCAATTTGGAACCCAGGTTGAAGTTCCTAACTTCAACAAAGTTGTTAATCTATAGAGACGCTAGCATCTGCAGAACCGCAAACAGTGATATTCGAGAATAATGATATTCAAGAATATAAGAATAAATTTCAGAACCTAAGCAATAATTCATAGGAAGAAATTATTACAAAATAGTAAAGTTGATGAAAGAAAGGATTCTTATATTCCCTGTATAACCAATGGTGTATAATCCTTACATCTTATTGCCATGAGCTTATTTTAAAGACTATAGTTCCTGAGAAGATCGGCCATAGAAGGCACTCCTCCCCATTATATTAAGACCTGTGAATATCCCTTCCTATCAATTAACAATCATATCAACCCTACTTCTTAAACTTTCGAAGCTTCTTCGGACCCGGGACTTCCATTCTGCCAACTGAACATCCACACCTTGCTCGAAACACTAGAACAGCTCTTCCATTAGGGGGTGCCATTTTCTTGAGCTCAGCCTCCAACTCTCTATGATGATCGCGAGGCAATTCGAACAAGCCCTTCTTCAGACCATCTTTCACCAAAGAACTTGAATTCTTCACACACTCCTCTGTCTCCAACTGAATATCGAATTCAGCCGCCTTCCTAAGCCCCCTGCAATTGGGTTTTCCACATTTCCTACTAGTGCATATTAAAATTCCCCACACAGCAATCGCTGCAAACAAAACGCTAACTCCAAGGGACCCATAAACCATTGGAGCACGAGAGACTTCCTCCTTCGTCAGATATATGATTGCTCCAACAAGCTTAACAAATTCATTAGCTACAACCTTCACATAGGGGAATAACAAAAACCCACAAGCACCAACCACCGCAATCAACATCACCAAATCTATCATAGCCGATCGAGATCGACTGCAATCCGGAATTTTCGCAGAATTAGGAGAATTGGGCGTCTTCCTATTCCTGCATGCATGATTATTCTGCCTCGATTTAGAACAAGCCTCGCCAGAATTCAAAGAACTTGCCATGATTCCCGATTGGTCAACGGAGTTGCAGACCGAAATTGAACTATGGAAATAGACCATTTCAAACAAAACCCACAAATGAAAACCAGTTTCTGCCGCGAGCCCACCAATCAAACCTCCAAAATGGATCAATTGTGCTAAACCCAGATCGACCCACCTATCAAAGAACCGCAAATTGGAGGGTTTGAGCGCTGTCGGTGGCAGAAAAGTTCCTCAATTTCAGAACTCAAATCAACCCCGGAATTGAATATAGGATTTAGAAACTGAATTAACCCCAGAAAATATAGGCTCTCGGGGATCTTCACAATCTAGAAAAAAGTGAATTATGGGGTTAGGCCGGCTTGAATGGTTCCAAGGCAGAGGAAGAAGCAGAGAGgacaaggaagagtcatcgagTTATTACTGCTTTATCACAATCTTCTGTGTGAAGCCAATTCCATCTCATTGCTCTGTTTATAGAGAGGGTCTCACACGGAAATGCAAAATCCCCCTTGTCTGGGTTGGACTCGTCACTTCGTTTTGGGCCACAATAGACTACAGCATTTTCATTGTGGGCCACTTTCTTGGGCCTGGCCCACctcaatttcttcatttttatcatccaagaaaatattaaattttaaattagacatGACTAAAATTCATCAAATTAAGCTTATTTCAAGGTCAAACGGTGATTTAAACATagattaaagttttcaaaaaacaataataataataataatatcataaaatgagAAGTTATGGGATCATTGAGCCAAAAATTGCATATATTATTcttaaacaataatataaaatattattttattatttcgactttcaataaaataataaatataacctttgtctaaaagaaattttttttttttttttttttcctttcattttgaGCATGAgttgaaaaaattgaatgatGAGCCTACCTTTGACATGAATACATGGAATTCATGGGTGTTAGCTGTTAGGGTTGGGATTTTTGTCAAAGAAAGTGTGGAGCTTTCAAGCTATGGAGACATAAAGAAGATGGCGGCACAGTGTCAACCCACCCTCCCATTAACTATTTTGGGCAATTGCAAAAAGTCCTCAAATGGGGCTCACAGTGTCATAAGCCCTAGAAATTTAGGTCCATATCCATCAGTTTTTAGGAAGACGGCCATTCACAAGTTAAAATCATGAGTCACAGGAAGGGTTTGGTGATGAAATTAAAGACATATTGAGCAAATTTTCTTGAGAAAGTTCCAACATTTTCCTAAGGGTTGATTATGATAATGCTTGGCTCAAATAATCTCTGCTGACTGTCATATCCGGGGCAAGTTAGGAGGAGACAAATATCTAGACTTTTGCATATCGATCTTATGGGTCGAAAACCCATTGAAATAGTctaataattaagaaaatatttaaataaattttgtatcaAATAAGTATTTATCTATTATAaagttatatgaaaaattaacaaGAAGTTAGAATACAAATTCACGTTACAtttgtaaattatatatatatatttttttattaaagtaaaaaataccCATGAACTCTCAAAGTGCCATATTATGTTTGCAAACCCAAAACTAAAATTAGGAGTTTGTGGAAATGCTTGACTCAGTTGATACACCATTTCCTCCACTAGAGTCATATCTTGACTCGTTCCTCTAAGTGGTTGAACCAACTTTCTTTCTAAGACCCAGTTTGAAGCACTAGTTCCATATGGTTTGTGTGAT
It contains:
- the LOC100259485 gene encoding uncharacterized protein At5g19025, whose translation is MVYFHSSISVCNSVDQSGIMASSLNSGEACSKSRQNNHACRNRKTPNSPNSAKIPDCSRSRSAMIDLVMLIAVVGACGFLLFPYVKVVANEFVKLVGAIIYLTKEEVSRAPMVYGSLGVSVLFAAIAVWGILICTSRKCGKPNCRGLRKAAEFDIQLETEECVKNSSSLVKDGLKKGLFELPRDHHRELEAELKKMAPPNGRAVLVFRARCGCSVGRMEVPGPKKLRKFKK